In the Nothobranchius furzeri strain GRZ-AD unplaced genomic scaffold, NfurGRZ-RIMD1 Scf035, whole genome shotgun sequence genome, one interval contains:
- the LOC139064626 gene encoding SCAN domain-containing protein 3-like gives MTAVAETLFEGKEKQEVCEKIKQIPISASSATKKSEILTQDVVAQLDEAIQKAPCVGLAVDESTDVCDNAQLLVYVRFYYAEQKAFYEDLLGITPLQTSTTGEDIYLAIMEMLAKRGIEPSKVISITTDGAPAMIGREKGAVTRMKKDNPDLLTYHCIIHQSVLCASLSDEHAEVMTSVMKMINFLRASSSYQHRMLREFLKEVDANADDLLLHNNVRWLSKGRVLARFWAIRREVASFLAELKHHKATQFSTFLENEKQMDNVAFLVDITSHLNELNLRLQGKDNSICELMTAVRAFQRKLEMFKEDLQEDCVHFPAVQEQVQGQRDVSSFVVFIDKLIANFSNRFDSFSIGQQLTMFIQNPFLITDVRSFSKEATQHFKWVNARDLQMELVDLQANVAMKELSARTDPSSFWLQMVPETAFSHLKKVALYILTMFGSTHNCEAAFSTMNIIKNKYRSRLTNEHLHTCMRMALSPFKPRFKMLAGQARAHFSH, from the coding sequence atgacagcagttgctgaaacactgtttgaaggaaaagaaaaacaagaagtttgtgaaaaaataaagcaaatccccatatcagcatcatctgctacaaagaaaagtgaaatactgactcaggatgttgtagcccagctagatgaagccatacagaaggcaccatgtgtaggtttggctgtggatgagtccactgacgtgtgtgataatgctcagctgttggtttatgtgaggttttattacgcagagcagaaagcattctatgaagacctgctgggtattactcctcttcagaccagcacaacaggagaggacatctacctggccattatggagatgttggcaaagagaggaattgagccttcaaaagtgatttcaataactacagatggagcccctgctatgatagggagagaaaagggagctgtaacaagaatgaagaaagacaaccctgacctcttaacctaccattgcattattcatcaatctgtcctctgtgcctccctgtcagatgagcatgctgaggtgatgacttcagtgatgaaaatgatcaactttcttagagcgtcctcttcctaccagcatcgcatgcttagagaattcctcaaagaagttgatgccaatgctgatgatcttctgctgcacaacaatgtgagatggctcagcaaaggcagagttttagcacgcttttgggccatcaggagggaagtagcatcttttttggcagagctaaaacatcataaggcaacacagttttctacatttctagaaaatgagaagcagatggacaatgttgcctttttggttgatataacttcacatctaaacgaactgaacttgaggctacagggcaaggacaattccatttgtgaactaatgacagctgtccgtgcctttcagagaaaacttgaaatgttcaaggaggacttgcaggaagactgtgtccacttcccagcagtgcaggaacaggttcagggacagcgagatgtctcgtcgtttgttgtcttcattgataaacttattgctaacttcagcaatcgttttgatagcttcagcattggccagcagctcaccatgttcattcagaacccattcctcatcacagatgtcaggagcttctcaaaggaagccacacagcattttaaatgggtcaatgccagggatcttcagatggagttagttgacctccaagcaaacgtggccatgaaagaactgtctgccaggactgacccgtcctcattctggctccaaatggttcctgagacagctttctcacatctaaagaaagtagccttgtacatcctgaccatgtttggttccacccacaactgtgaggcagcgttc